The following DNA comes from Leishmania mexicana MHOM/GT/2001/U1103 complete genome, chromosome 8.
TTGTGGCGAACAAGATGGACCTCGCTGACAAGGCCGAGGTCACGGATAATCAAGCGGAGGTTTTTGCACGCGCTAATCAACTTACCTTTTTCAAGTGCTCTGCACTGCGCGGCACGGGCACGGTAGAGCCCGTGGAGAGGCTCTCGCGCATGTTCCTGGAGGAGTATCAGAAGAGACTGGCTCAGCTGTCACAGCTCAGCGCATGTAAGTGACAGGGCGGGCACCAGCTTCAGGGCATTGTCATGCGCACACCCACCGCATCGAGCATTGTTTTTCGAATGCGATGTGAATTGGCCGGGTCGACAAGAGAAAGGTTTGTGCGGTGGCCAGCTCTGCGGCGAGAGCCTACCGCGCATCTAGAGTCCCGCTTCTCGTCGAGGCCTTCTCTTGCAGGcatccgtctctctccttcctcgtTGTGTGTGAGGAGGTCGATGTGGAATACTGTAGACCGTTGAACACTACCCTCGAAGGGTGGAGAGAAGAAACAGCGCACCCATTATGAATGATGGCCGTTGCCCTCAAGGCCCTACGCGAGGCACTCCATCGCGGTGCGGGGCATATGCCGTGCGGAGGAGTGCACGTCTCTCTCACTCCCCGTGCCTCTGTGCCCGACAGGTGTagctcctcctttttttttcttgtggcGATGTGTCTTGCTGCCAAGAAAAAGTGAAGACAGTCACCAAAAGCTTCCGCCCGCGGCACCCCGCTGGACGAGTTTCTACCTTTCCATCGCTCCCCCTTGGCTTTCGTTGCCGTACTCGTCTCTTGCTTTCCCCTCACCTTCACAGACGTGAACTGTGCACCCTGCAGACAGGCGCGCATCGCATGAGTTACAGCCCTTTCCTGACTGCCCTCTACAAGGATGTGCAGAGCCGGCTGCCTCTGTGGACCACTCAGTACGTGAAACCCGTTTCCAATGGGACCTTCGCCGTTTCGAGCACGTGGaccgacgacagcggcgctcaACTGCAGCGTCTCTTCATCGCTGTCGAGGCAAGCGACACCAACTACATCAGCGAGGCAGTATTGACGGAGTGGATAGCGCTCGTGGAAGCGTGGCAAACGGCACACAAGGAAGATGAGGTAAGCTGCTTTGTCGGCTTTGTGGACCTGGCCGGAACGGTGTCCTACTACAGGTGTGAGACTGCTGTGGCTGGTGCGTTGCGAAGGGAACCCGACGACCACTTGACTTGTCGTTGAGGTGGCTGCTTCTCCGAAAGGActctgctgcgcggcagccgtggagGATAAGGAAAAAACGCCCCATTGTAGAAGCACCGACAGACGTGCAGTAGGCACGCGCAACGTCAAGGTGAAAGCACAACGCAAGAGAGCGGTCGTGCAAAGTCTTCTCCCATTTTTTCTGCCATTCACCTCTTCCTCAGCAtccgctgcatcgcctcctgCGCGCAGCGGAGGgtcgtggcggtgttggCCGTATGTGCTGAATCCCTCGCGCTCTAATCGCACGACTCTGTCGCTTAGGGTTTCGAATCGGGCCCATTCATCTCTGGCgcgcagcctcctcccccctacTCCTTCCGTTCACTGTCTCCTTCCTTTTATATGTCGCTCTTGCGTGAACACGTGTTTCCATCAACGCTCGCGGGGGACGGCACGCAATCTGCGCGATGACCCCCTGCTGTCACTGCCATCTGTTCCCTGGGGCGtaagaaaaaggaagaagagcgccTCTTCGGGAAACGTGCAAGTTGGACGTTTGACGCATTCTCCATCCCCGCCGGCATCTTTACTTTTTCTTTTAGTCGCGCCACCGCTTCACCGCTCTCCGTCCTTCCTTATACGCCCTTCCACAACTCCGCGGGCAGCCACGGCTGTCCCTGCCACAagaggcacacacgtacacctcCGTGCTTGGTTAGCATCGGCGCTTCCTACACTTCCGTCCGCCACTGCCATTCCTTATGCACGAAATGGGGGACCCCAGCTGGCGCCGGGCCTGCGACCTGCTCGCCAAGCATCTGCAGTCGCTGGGGCAGAAGATAACGGCGATACGCCGCATCACCAAtcggcgcagctccgtcgAGGAGATCAAGAAGGAGCGTGAGGAGGTGAAGCGCATCACACATGACGCCAACGCTACCGATGTGCAGGACATCCGCAAGATCGTAAAGTCGTTTGAGCGCTTCATCTTACTGGACAAGAGCCTTACCGACGAGGGTAAAAAGCTTGCCAAAGACGCTGAGATGATTCTCAAGGACTACGAGAGGACCTGCAACGACTTCTACCGTAAGTGTATGCACGGCGAGTCGGCAAGGGGCACTCAAACCAACCGCGCGCTTCGGGCATTCCGTGAGGCAAgcgaggatgacgacgaAAATGAAAGGCAGTCGCTGTTGAGAACGGAGTCCCCGCAACGGGTGCAGTTTGAGCGGGACATGTACGAGGAGCTCATGCTAGAGCGCCAGCGCGAGACAGGCGAGATCGCGGAGAACGTGCGCGACATCCACGAAATTTTTCAGCACATCAACGGAATGGTCAACGAGCAAGGGGAGCAGCTCGACATTGTGGAGAATAACCTCTCCACCGCAGAGCGCGCCACTCGCAACGCCTCGCAGCACCTACGCCGCGCGCAGCAGTATCAAACAACATCCTCCCGGAACAAGATGCTCTTCATATGCATGATGATCATGCTTGCCATCGTTAGCATCGGTCTGCTCATGAACTGAGCCGACGAGCCACTTCCATTACCGTTGCTGCATACGCGCAGTTTCCCTCCCCTGATTTCAGATACttgctgtgtgtgtctcaGCCGTTGCCTTCTTGTTTATGATGCGTTGTTgatcgctgccgctgcacgaTACGCCATCTCCTACCAGTGCTCGACATTTTACCACCTCTACGACCGTATGTgtctttgctgctgctgtgggtATATGTGTATTGGTGACCACTCTGCTTTTCCCTCTTTCAGTttggccccccccccacccacccactcctcTGTGAGGGAGGGGTCGGCTCAGCCCGGTGTCCAGGGTCCAGTAGCCCACTTCACGTGTGGGAGAAAGCCGAGCAGCCCCTATGCTTGCCATACGCCGGACCAGCTCTGGCGGTCGCAGGGCCgagtgcctacgacgtggggaAGTCagatgcatcgctgctgctgtcggcaGTCATgccctggatggcgccgCGTCGGAGCGATCCGAACGTATATGTcgcccggccctcgcacactgcctgctgctgtgtgacGTCTGAGTGCCACCGTGAGGGAgatgcacgaggtggcgaccggcacaGTGGGGTGGGTAGAGTTTTGTCTTCCGGCAGGGACCATGCTCTCCGAGgactgggtcggcgcatTACTgtggggcgtgtgtgcggctgccgtgcgccGCGCGATGGGTCCTGTGGCAGGCCGATGGGTCGCGCGTCGTTTGGCCTGATGCTGTGTGGCAGAGTATGCACATGTTGGAAGAAAGTCCTTCGCATTGTGCTTATGTTCATTTGGCTTCGCTGTTGGCTCTTTATCTTGTGCTTTTTTTGGGGGGGCTGTCTTGGCGTGCGTGGTCACACGCATAAAAATTGCCTCGGACACCCTCTTCGCAGCGCACATGAAAACACGGATGGACTGCCCTTAGTGTGGGTGGTGTGAGTCTGCAGCCTGCGAGCACCCTATccatctctcctccttccctttATTGCCGAGTGGCCATGAGTGTTTTACGGCTGGCCGTTTTACTTCACGGCTTCTTCCGCCATGCTTGCTggtgtcccccccccctcctcccccgctgcctctctctccctctggcATGTTCACCCTTCATATTCCTACACGTTGCCCTCACTGCCTTCTGCTTACACCAATGAAAACACGGGTTGCactgcatcgctgctgcgcatcttTCCTGGTGTTGCTCAGCTGAGATCGACTGTGGCTCCACGACCCTATCGAATTCATCGCCGCACTCCATTTTTTTTCCCAGCTGTGTTCTCCGTTGCGTGCTGCCGACTTGTTAAGGATGGAGGACCCCGCCGCGCAGGAGGTTGTCGTGACCCCGTGGACAGTGGAGGGTGACGTGAACTATAACAAGCTCATCAAAGATTTTGGGTGCCAGGCGATCGACGAAAAGCTGCTGGAGCGACTGGAGCGGCTGGCCGGGAAGAAACCTCATCACTTtctgcgccgcggcatcTTCTTTTCTCACCGTGATTTGAACCTAATCCTCGATGCGTACGAGAAGGGGCAGCCTTTCTACCTGTACACCGGCCGTGGTCCCAGCAGCGAGTCAATGCACGTTGGCCATCTGATACCTTTCATGTTCACCAAGTGGCTGCAGGACACCTTCCATGTGCCGCTGGTGATTCAGCTCACCGATGACGAAAAGTTCTTCTTCAAGGACTTCACGATGGAAGAAATCGATAAGATGACTACGGAAAACTTGAAGGACATCATTGCCTTGGGCTTTGACCCGAAGCTGACGTTTATCTTCAGGGACTTTGAGTACGTTGGACGGATGTATCGCATTGTCGCTCGCATCGAGAAGGCGTACACGGCTAGCCAGGTGCGGGGCTGCTTCGGCTTCAAGATGGAGGACAACTGCGGTCGCTGGATGTTCCCTGCCATTCAGGCAGCACCCTCCTTCTCGGCGGCGTTTCCACACATTTTTCCGGCGGAGAAGGGCAACGTCTTCTGCATGATTCCGCAGGCGATCGACCAAGACCCATACTTCCGCCTTACGCGTGATGTGGCGCCGCGCATGGGCTATTTGAAGCCAGCCGTCATCCACTCCAAGTTCTTCCCGGGTCTTAGTGGGTCGAAGGGCAAGATGAGCTCAtccaccggcgctgccgtcttTCTGACGGACACCCCAAAGATGATCAAAGACAAGATCAACAGGCACGCCttcagcggtggtggcgcagatAAGAAGGAGCAACTGCTTCTTGGTGGTAACACTAACGTCGACGTACCTGTGCAGTGGCTCCGCTTTTTCCTtgaggatgacgaggagtTGAAGCGCCTCCAGAAGGACTACATGCTTGGCCGCATCATGACCGGTGATGTGAAGAAAGTCCTCATCCAACAACTTACCAACATCGTGACGGCACACCAGGAAGCGCGGAAAAAGGTGACGGAGGCCGATGTGGAGCTCTTCACTGCCGTCCGCGTGATGGGAccggcgaaggaggaggcggagtcGAGGAGGTAAaaatggcagcagcggctggtACGGAActctgtgcgtgtccgcGGGGCGGAGTGAGACGCGCACACTCGACGATCCCGTGCGACTTTGGTGCCAAgcgacacgcaggcgcacagctcGAGAATGAAAGGGTTAGCAACCGTCGCAGACACGTAAGCGCCCGCACTGTTGACTCTCTACACTCTGCCACGCAGTGGGATAGGCACTTTGCGCGagccttctcccccttcacaGTAGGAAGGAAGttacccacccaccccttaCCGCGCAGCTACCACGTGAAGGAATGATGTTGGCGATGGCAGCAGATATACAACTAATGAGTCTCACTAtttcctcttctcttttgcTGGCAACGTGGCATCTCAACATGCGCGCAGGGATCTTGTTCGCGAGCTAGACAACAAAAGACAAGCTTTTTGTTAGCTGGCTCTTTCGCTGCGAACGGGAAGGGGGCACCGCATtgctttttgtgtgtgtgtgtgtgcctcgtcCCAATGCGCATGTGCAGCTCTCCCCTCCACTAAAGCGCGGAGCGACACGCGTGCGCTCTGCACGTGTGCTGCGGTTGCCAGGGAAGGGCGATCGAGAGAGCCAtgaggaggaaaagggacCCTGCGTACCACCGCCGAagccctcaccccccccctcccgcgctTTCGTCCTTTCTGTTGCAGACAACACTCATTTGTGTactttctcttcctctctcgccagctctcccccgcccctccctctctctccctctgtggcGATGCAACGTTGTCCTTCCACCCTGCGGCATCTTTGATCTTGCGGAACGCCTCCGTCCAGAAAACTACAGCGCTTTCTAGGGGCGGAGTTGTGCGCTCGTGTGTAGACGTTGTCATCCACGGCTTTCAAATGCGGCGACCGGAGCCgtggcagcgcctgctgTCCCACGTACGTCACACCATCGCCACACCTTTTGTTTTGCGAATCGGCACCGGCCCGCCAGGCTCTGTCCCACCGGCGGCTGTcgccccccatcccccttccGCTCTGCCTACGATTGTTGCGAACTACGCTGAGCTCTCGGCTTTCGAAAAGGATTATGCCGCTCGCTGCTTGGAGTACGTTGCCCACCAAGTGGATGATTCCCAAGTGGAAGAGAGCGACTCGATCCCGCACCCTACTTCGTCGCTCTCGGTTGCACCGACGTTCCCGGAGGTCCCGTGGGCCTCGACGTGGCGCCCCCTCTTCGACCTTCTTGTGCTGCCTGACGGGTCCCTCTGCATCGGGTGGTTTCGCCACCATGCGCTCGACCTGCAGTGGGGGCATCACGTGGAGGCCTACGTTGCAGACCTGTGGCAAAAGGCCCCGCGCACGTTGTGGCTGCATTGCCGAGAGAAGGTGAACTTCCTGGTGCGCAGGCAGCTGCCGatgcgccaccggcgcctAGCCGTCTTTTATCGGAAGGACACCGTTTCTCCAGCAGACGAGGAACAAAGTTTGCAGGCAGCTGTCCGCTCTCTTCACGCGGCGACATCGACTGCGTGCCAGCTAGAGGATGATGTCCTGCTGCACACCTCCAGCTCGGGCGGGCCCACGCTGCTTTTTGTGCGAGCGCTGATGCGCGACATTGAGCGGCGCGATCGGGAGCTCcccaccggcaccgccatcgcggTAATGCAACTTCTTGTCTTGACGTTCGCGACCTACTACGACGGAATGCCACCAGACCTGGCCGAGGCGATCGTGGCCTCCGCAGGCCAGATATGCGCCTTGACGAGTGACTCCGGATGCCACCAACTCCTCACTTGGGGAGCGTTGCTAGTGGGATGCACGGATGGCCACGCGAAGACCGGCATAGAGGTCGTACAAGGTGACGCGGCCACACAGGCACTCACATTAACGTTGCTGAGCTCCATTGCCATCCCAGGAGCGGAGCGAGAAGCGGCGTTACGGTGGCAGGCGGAGCACCACCTTCATCCGCTCTGCGACGCTCTTGTCTCcgaagaggcgctgctgcttgatGCCCTTTCTACTTTCCGCCCCGACGCCAAAAATGCAGAATATCGCTCCGCGCTTTCCTCCTCCGTGGCTGCCGGCGACGGGCTTACCGATAGAGATGCCACGAACAGTGGAGATGCTCGCGGCGATCTGGCCGCGTGGCACTTCAGCCGTATTCTGGACCAGAAAGTTGGCGACGCTGAGGACgaagcggtgctgcagtTGGAGCCGGCTAAGGAGTCAGGTCAGCTTCCTCTCCCGTGGCTGcccggcaccggcgcggATGCAAAGGGCTGCTGGTGCACACTCCTCACCCACTCGCGGATCTTGCTGTCTCACAGCAAGGCTGACagccgccacgcacgcagcaccgctgcgtaTCACCATGCAGCCGCGGTGAAGCGGGTGCATTGTATGCTGCGCATCGCActggtgcggcggtgcctgTTTGAAACCACCGACGCCAACATCTCCAGCCAATACTCGATCATCActcacctcttctcctctgcTCAGGCCCCCTCGGCGCGCCTGACGCTCATTCACCTCGCGACCACCGACGTGCCTCGGGAGGTAATCGACACTGAGGAGCACCAGCGGGCGCTAATGGggcttctctttctcttcccaTCCTTGTCCCTGCGCTCTCTCTATGGCGGCACAGTGGCGCGTGCTCAGACGTCACTCTCCACCGGTGCTTGCGCGCTGCAGTGCACCTCCTGCCTCCACAATTCCCAAACGTCTGCGGCATCGAATAGCCCCTTGACAGTGTGCATTCCGGCTACATGCGCGGAAGGTCTCGCGACTCGGCTACGCGGTCGAGACAGAGCGCTGATCTGCGTGGTGCACACGAGGTCGAACAAACCTGATgctgcttttcttttggACGATTTGTGTCTGAACCTTCACACGATTCTGCGCCGCTCCTGATCTGTGGATGCGTGCGCACTCTCTACAGACGCCCTTGGCCCTACTGTAAAGGGGGAGGGCCCAAAAAGTAAATCATCGCTTCCGACCCTTGTCCACTGGGCCATGTCCTGCTGCCCACGCTTCGAGCGGCACATTAGGGCGACAACGCCTTTTATTTCCTGCGTTGGGTCTATTGTGCGCCGCGGCACTGTTTCTTACTCccaccgtcgcagcagcacgcaaaAGTGCTTTGGCCCCATGTTTCTTCCCCTTACAAGGCTTTCTGGCGTTTCGAACGTTTGCCTGCGGCGCTATCCCcatcatctctctctcctcccacaCATCTTCCTTAttctcttcccttcccctccgtggggagggggtcggcTCAGCCCGGTGTCCAGGGTCCAGTAGCCCACTTCACGTGTGGGAGAAAGCCGAGCAGCCCCTATGCTTGCCATACGCCGGACCAGCTCTGGCGGTCGCAGGGCCgagtgcctacgacgtggggaAGTCagatgcatcgctgctgctgtcggcaGTCATgccctggatggcgccgCGTCGGAGCGATCCGAACGTATATGTcgcccggccctcgcacactgcctgctgctgtgtgacGCCTGAGTGCCACCGTGAGGGAgatgcacgaggtggcgaccggcacaGTGGGGTGGGTAGAGTTTTGTCTTCCGGCAGGGACCATGCTCTCCGAGgactgggtcggcgcatTACTgtggggcgtgtgtgcggctgccgtgcgccGCGCGATGGGCCCTGTGGCAGGCCGATGGGTCGCGCGTCGTTTGGCCTGATGCTGTGTGGCAGAGTATGCACATGTTGGAAGCAGAAAAAAAtactttctctctctctggggGACGGCAGAGGCTACTCATCTGCCTTCAACTTCCACCTCTCTGCCTCGATCACGGATACGGTTTGCGGTGCATGTTCGCAAGCTGTTCGGCAGGCACGTGTGCGGCTCCGTGCGTCTAGCAGCCCCTCAGTATTGTGTACTTCTTCAGCAGGGCGCTATCATGCACGTTGTCGTCATCATGACATTTTTTTCATCTCACTCCTCCACGTATGCACGTATGCATCGCCCTCTCTGTCTTGAGGAGGCTGTTCTCTGTCCGTCACAGCTGCAGTGAGAAGATCTGTCGAGCGAGAGACAGCATCTGGTTCGACGGGAATAGGATTTCATGTCAGGTGTTATGCAGCGATATGGGACAGGGGTGGCGGCTCGCAGAGCGGGACAGGCGCTCCGTCGAGTTGAAGCTGTTGTACcgctgtggcggtgctgtcctttccgctgcgcctcttcaGCATCGCTGCCGACCGACGTGGAGGTGCACCAAGGCTCCGACGACTACGGCCACAGAGACGATGCCTTCACTCTGTCGACAGAGGTGcgcggcgcagaggaggaaaaagaTACCCTAGATGCGGATGAGTTTGacgagctggaggctgcgTCACAGGAACTGCATGACTTGTGCTATGCCTTGATTGCTCATCTTCGCTGCACAGACCCGGAGGCCAACAAGGCACTGTTTGAGCGTCGCGTGAAGCGAGCCTTTCGCGAGCCGAAGCCTGAGCAGTACCGTCGCCTTCTGCACGGCCACGGGGACCGCagtctgcgccgccgcaacaATTACCGCACTCGCACGGACTTCCAGGAGGCCCACCGGCTTTACCTGCAATGGTGTGACAAGTTGTTGCTGCTACTCACCCAGCCTGTGCTGGATCGCCTCGTCAAGAGCGCCGGCAAGGGTTACCGCGACTTGCGAACAGACGGTGTTCACCGGTACCGCCGGCCCCTGGAACGCGCCACCTGGCGGTCGTTTCCTCATCGCTGGTTCAAGCACGCACCGTtcgaggtgcagcagcttcgcgcAGACATTCCGGAGTCGGCGGTGCTGAATACGCGCTTCTACCGTGACCACGCAACACTTCGCTATCTGTTCACTCTCATGGAGCCGCAGCATGCTTTTCGGGAGAAAATTGAGCATCGCATGATGGAGTTGACGCAGAGGTACGACCCGTTGCGGAAGTCGATAGAGTAACGCCGCCGCTCTGCCACAACGCTGACTGTATGCTTGTGCGtgcagctctctctctaccgACGCATATATGTGTCGCTCTATACGGCCGTGCAGTTTCTTTGATGGTGCTCGCGGGTGGGCTACGGTGTGCTCTTTGGTATCTTCACGAGAAGCATGCCAGTGCTGAGGCACGGTTGAGTTGCACATTTTCGAGACTTTCACGTTTTGCGTGCCGCtgtgtgcaccgctgcctgtAGCGGCGCAGATGGTTGAGCATTCAtccacgtgcgcacacaagcgcatTGAACGGAGTCGATGTCCATGATACAGAGAAGATGGTAGGcggggtggagagagggatgggTTGCGACTGAGGTAGACCCTCTCTCCGGTGCGGTTTCTTCACTCGTGCCTTCGCTACTGAGaagctgtgtgtgtgtgtgtgtgcagctgcgctgcatTTTCTAACAGCCCAACTTGTTCCACTGAGTCGCCGACTCGAACTCATCGCCGCGCTGCAACACCCTACAGGGTGTGCTGTGTACGGCCTGCTGCGGCTTAGCTTTTTTTTGCATCATTACGATTTCCGCCGCACTTGGAGCGGCCGCATGTCTCGCGTGTCTTTGTTctctgccccaccccctcttcacGTCTCTCGTTTCTTCGCCTCTCCTGTGCTGctcgctttcttttcttcaCTCGCTGCCCGCGTGCCGTtaggcggcggcatcgcgtGAGACATTCTGCGCGTACTCTGTACCTgggccgcctccccccccccccgccctctcctccccacaGGCTGAGAAGTTCTTTGAATCAACTTGGCCATTGCGCCTACGCGCTTTGGCAGCATTTCTGGCCCCAGCAGCTCATCCCCGCAGACTGGCTTGCACTTTGTTGTCGCGTTGTGGACGGGAAGATTGAGCCGCACTGGCGGTACAGCGCCTTTCGGTTACGGCGGGTCTCGTTTTGCTGTCTGCGGCTCCACTGTTTGGCGCCATTGCATCTCCCTCCGTGTCGGTAGgctcgcgcgtgtgcgtattGACGCAAAATGCACCGTTTCAGTGGGTGTGCGCTCGGCGCGGCCTTTTGCGTGGCacgccgatggcgcagcggcgggggccCTGGCGATCGGCGTGTTCGGACAGACTGGTATCGTTGCTATCCTTCGCTCATGGAGGAAAAAGACCGTGACATGTACCACTGCTACTACCCCTACTTGTTCGACCATGGCGACAAGATGAGCTTGTACCCGAAAATCCCTGACAACCCCCGCGCATGGCAGgtagagcagctgcagacaACGTACGACGCGATCCGCGAGG
Coding sequences within:
- a CDS encoding putative syntaxin, whose protein sequence is MHEMGDPSWRRACDLLAKHLQSLGQKITAIRRITNRRSSVEEIKKEREEVKRITHDANATDVQDIRKIVKSFERFILLDKSLTDEGKKLAKDAEMILKDYERTCNDFYRKCMHGESARGTQTNRALRAFREASEDDDENERQSLLRTESPQRVQFERDMYEELMLERQRETGEIAENVRDIHEIFQHINGMVNEQGEQLDIVENNLSTAERATRNASQHLRRAQQYQTTSSRNKMLFICMMIMLAIVSIGLLMN
- a CDS encoding putative tryptophanyl-tRNA synthetase — encoded protein: MEDPAAQEVVVTPWTVEGDVNYNKLIKDFGCQAIDEKLLERLERLAGKKPHHFLRRGIFFSHRDLNLILDAYEKGQPFYLYTGRGPSSESMHVGHLIPFMFTKWLQDTFHVPLVIQLTDDEKFFFKDFTMEEIDKMTTENLKDIIALGFDPKLTFIFRDFEYVGRMYRIVARIEKAYTASQVRGCFGFKMEDNCGRWMFPAIQAAPSFSAAFPHIFPAEKGNVFCMIPQAIDQDPYFRLTRDVAPRMGYLKPAVIHSKFFPGLSGSKGKMSSSTGAAVFLTDTPKMIKDKINRHAFSGGGADKKEQLLLGGNTNVDVPVQWLRFFLEDDEELKRLQKDYMLGRIMTGDVKKVLIQQLTNIVTAHQEARKKVTEADVELFTAVRVMGPAKEEAESRR